Genomic window (Saccharomyces eubayanus strain FM1318 chromosome XVI, whole genome shotgun sequence):
atattatttcctttaattttcattttttcaacctcATAAAGAGCCGCATCAATACTGTCGAAGTAAGGAGAATATGACTCTTGCATATCATCGCATGCACTTCTAGTATTGCCTTCATTGGCATTTGTTTGTACCCTTTCCACATTAGGTGTTACGCCTGCTTTCAACAATCGCGTCCGTATCTTATCATTAATCGATACATTAGCAAGGTGAATGAAAACGTCACGCCTCTTGTAACAGGAAATGATTTCATCTAGTACCTGGGCGGCTGAGGAGTCTATTGAAGTCATTCCGCCTAGGTCAAAAATAACATATTTTATGGAGTCCTTCGATCGAAATGACTTTCTTCCAGGGTGTATTTTAGATGAACCAAATCTCTCTATCCTATCAAGTCTCTGTTTTAAATCTTCGCTGTTGGTAAAAGTCAAAGGCTCTGGAATTCTAACAATCATACATCCTTCAATCTCTTCGATTCTGCCCTCAACTGCTAGTGGGTTCTTTTTTGTGGTCCTTAAATAATCGTCAAGGTTTGTAAATTTCGATGTTCCTGCTATCCTAGCCAGGATTTGAATCCTTGATTTTGCTGAGTGCtttattatattcaaaatagAATAAACACATCCTATACATATTCCCGATTCGattgaataaaatattGTAATGCCAAACGTAACAGCGAAAACGAATAATTCACTATAGCCACCGCAATGTAAATGGAATTTTATATCACCAGGCACTTCCTCTAATAAACTTATCCCAATCACAGTTGTAATAACAGATAAAACGCAGTTGGGTATATAATGCACGAATTGAAGCAATAGGTTCATTGTGACAAGGGTGATAATACCCACAAAGACTCCGGACATAACGCTTTGTGCTCCTGACAGAGCGTTGATTTTGGATCTCCCATATCCACCAAATGAGGGAAGAGCACCAAATAACGAGATGAACATATTTATACACCCTAAAGCGACCAGTTCTCTGTTGGAGGAAACGGTTAGGTTGTAGGTTGTTCCTAGAGATTTGGATGCAGTAGTAGATTCGAAAAAACCTAACATCGCTACAATCAAGGATGCACTAAATAATTCTGGCATTAGCTTACGTCTGGAGTGAGTCAAAggattttttaatttatcCAGGTTATCCATACTAAAATCGCCGACGATAGATATACCATACCTCTGCTTTAAGTTCCATTTCATGGAAATGAGAATTGTAGCAATTACCACCAATAGTATATCTGGAAAGAATACTGCACTCTTGTGGCGTTTCATCAATTTCCTCTTTAATACACGCATGACAATGAGAATAATGAAGCAGCATCCACTGAATATCGCCGTTGGTTTGTGGTATTGCGCTGGTGCGTAATCAATAAGGAAAAGTACCTTCTCGAAAGGTGTATGATAATGTTGGGGCAAGCTCATTAAAAATTTGTCTAGCTTCAGCTCAGAAACTAAAGAGTTGATTATCATAACCAGTCCTACGGAACTTATGAAACCTCGTAGTAATGCTTTACTAAGAACATTTCCTAAAAAACCAAATCTGGAAATGCCAGAAAAGAGTAAAATTGCACCACTAACAAATGTAATAACTATTGAAATGTCAATTAGTGATACATTGTCTTTATGTAGTGTTATAGATTCAACTGCTTGTCCTACAACCAGTGAAATTGCACTTTCCGGGCCAACGATCATTTGGGGAACTGAACCCAAGATACCATACACAAACGGACTAATAGCCAGGGAATATAGTCCACATAATGGCGGGACATGTGCTATCGAAGTTGTGTACGATAGTGCCAGGGGTATCTGAAATGATGCTAGGGAGATACCTGCAATGATATCTCCCCATAGTTTATTGAAAGTATATTCCGGAAGCCACGAGAAGCATGGTAAGTAATAAGGTACGGTTTCAAATATCCTATTGTTATCATCGAGgttatcattattgtaGTCAAcattatcaaaaagaatttcaTGCTGGTCAACCGACTTTTTCACTCTTGTTGGGTTGGTAGAGGAGTATGATGTTCTTCTACGCCCTAATAATGAAGTATTCGAAGCCATGTTGTACTGTTTCGGTAAACCTCTTCAGGCTGCTAAAAATCGCTTGGAGTTGGATGCTTTGCCACTTGACTCTTTCTCCATTTCAAACCCAAGGTTAGCTCTCTTATAGTCATCCTTTCTGTTATGTTCTATTAATATTTAGTCCGCTGTTCATACCGAAAGGTTAGATTTAAACAGGCAAgaaaaatgggaaaaagTAAAACGTGCCCCTTCATTGCTTGAAGAGATGAATATATTTAAGAATCAAGaatctatttatttttacttaCGAAGCTTTTCAGTCAGTTCAGGAACAATCTTGTAAAGATCTCCTTGTAACCCATAGTCAGCCACGTTAAAGATAGGAGCGTCAGGATCATTGTTGATGGCGACTATAACTTTTGAGTCCTTCATCCCCGCTAARTGTTGGACAGCGCCGGAGACACCAACGGCTATATACAAATTTGGTGCAATCACCTTACCGGTCTGGCCGATTTGTAGAGAATTATCGCATAACCCGTTATCAACGGAAGCTCTTGTAGCACCTATAGCAGCATGCAAAACGTCAGCTAATGGGGAGAGTAATTTATCAAATGTGTCCTTATCCTTGAGCGCTCTTCCACCAGTTACCACATTCAACGCAGAAGTAAGTTCAGGCCTTTCGCTCTTAGTAACGATGGTTTTAACCCAGGTGACGTCCAAATCACAAGGGGGGATATCAGTTCCTTTCTCGATCGCAACAGAGTCCGTACTTCCCTCTGGAATTGGTGCAAATGAAGAGGTTCTAATGctcaatattttcttctctgc
Coding sequences:
- the AIM45 gene encoding Aim45p is translated as MXRSLITGLPKVSKRHLFQRNYASTLAFIESSKDGSVSRSSLSLLAAAQKLSNPITAVITGSQAGKTAQALKSSFSCNSLEKLIIFEDSKLDTCLPEELTPLLVKLLKGNDYSHFVVSNSSVGKNVLPRVGALLDIQPVCDVTVIKDPKTFVRPIYAGNIISTIECPAEKKILSIRTSSFAPIPEGSTDSVAIEKGTDIPPCDLDVTWVKTIVTKSERPELTSALNVVTGGRALKDKDTFDKLLSPLADVLHAAIGATRASVDNGLCDNSLQIGQTGKVIAPNLYIAVGVSGAVQHLAGMKDSKVIVAINNDPDAPIFNVADYGLQGDLYKIVPELTEKLRK